The following proteins come from a genomic window of Triticum aestivum cultivar Chinese Spring chromosome 6A, IWGSC CS RefSeq v2.1, whole genome shotgun sequence:
- the LOC123129153 gene encoding 4-hydroxybenzoate polyprenyltransferase, mitochondrial isoform X1, with protein sequence MALLRAAAAALRRRARVAALPAISPFPHTHSSSPSPSPAPNPPARRHLITLSRRSPCLHPPSASAAASSFYIDRILLPSSFSHPLSTSSRDKDTDKDKEDNIPPPAPASWVERWLPEAARPYAMLARLDKPIGTWLLAWPCMWSITIAAMPGELPDLKMLALFGCGAVLLRGAGCTVNDLLDRDIDNKVERTKSRPFASGALTPSQGVAFLGAQLLLGLGILLQLNNFSRVLGASSLLLVFSYPLMKRFTFWPQAYLGLTFNWGALLGWAAIRGSLDPAVILPLYTAGICWTLVYDTIYAHQVFYWWHSFISKLCKSNLLGLSWFLMIISVICQDKEDDLKVGVKSTALRFGDLTKQWISAFGAASIGSLALSGYNAELAWPYYPLLTAAAAHLAWQISTVDLSDRADCNRKFVSNKWFGALVSSGILLGRLAS encoded by the exons ATGGCTCTgctccgcgctgccgccgccgccctccgccgccgcgcccgcgtcGCCGCTCTCCCGGCCATCTCCCCCTTCCCCCACACCCactcctcctctccctcccccaGTCCCGCCCCCAACCCCCCCGCCCGGCGCCACCTAATCACCCTAAGCCGCCGCAGCCCATGCCTTCACCCACCCTCCGCCTCCGCGGCGGCGTCCTCGTTCTACATCGACAGGATCTTGCTGCCCAGCAGCTTCTCGCACCCGCTCTCGACCTCCTCCCGGGACAAGGACACGGACAAGGACAAGGAGGACAAcatcccgccgccggcgccggcgtcgtGGGTGGAGAGGTGGCTCCCGGAGGCGGCGCGGCCGTACGCGATGCTCGCCCGGCTCGACAAGCCCATCGGCACCTGGCTCCTCGCCTGGCCCTGCATGTG GTCAATCACGATAGCAGCGATGCCGGGGGAGCTCCCCGACTTGAAAATGCTGGCGCTCTTCGGATGCGGGGCTGTCCTCCTCAGGGGAGCTGGTTGCACGGTGAATGATCTTCTCGACCGCGACATTGATAACAAG GTTGAGCGCACCAAAAGCAGGCCCTTTGCATCAGGCGCTCTAACCCCTTCTCAAGGAGTGGCCTTCCTTGGAGCTCAGCTACTGCTGGGATTGGGCATTCTTCTCCAACTTAACAACTTCAG CCGTGTTCTTGGGGCATCTTCTCTTCTTCTGGTGTTTTCTTATCCCCTGATGAAGAGGTTCACATTTTGG CCTCAGGCATATCTCGGCTTAACCTTCAACTGGGGAGCTTTGTTAGGATGGGCTGCTATCAGAGGGAGCTTAGACCCTGCAGTCATCCTTCCACTGTATACTGCTGGTATATGTTGGACATTGGTGTATGATACCATATATGCACATCAGGTATTTTACTGGTGGCATTCTTTCATATCTAAACTGTGCAAAAGCAACTTATTGGGATTGTCGTGGTTTCTTATGATCATATCCGTTATATGTCAGGACAAAGAAGATGACCTCAAAGTAGGTGTCAAGTCCACAGCATTAAGGTTTGGGGATTTGACCAAGCAATGGATCAGTGCCTTTGGCGCTGCATCTATTGGCAGCTTAGCGCTCAGTGGCTACAATGCTGAACTTG CGTGGCCCTACTACCCTCTTCTGACAGCTGCAGCTGCACATTTGGCATGGCAGATTTCAACCGTTGACTTATCTGACCGTGCAGATTGCAACAGGAA GTTTGTATCCAATAAGTGGTTTGGAGCTTTGGTGTCCAGTGGAATTTTGTTGGGGCGACTCGCATCATGA
- the LOC123129153 gene encoding 4-hydroxybenzoate polyprenyltransferase, mitochondrial isoform X2: protein MALLRAAAAALRRRARVAALPAISPFPHTHSSSPSPSPAPNPPARRHLITLSRRSPCLHPPSASAAASSFYIDRILLPSSFSHPLSTSSRDKDTDKDKEDNIPPPAPASWVERWLPEAARPYAMLARLDKPIGTWLLAWPCMWSITIAAMPGELPDLKMLALFGCGAVLLRGAGCTVNDLLDRDIDNKVERTKSRPFASGALTPSQGVAFLGAQLLLGLGILLQLNNFSRVLGASSLLLVFSYPLMKRFTFWPQAYLGLTFNWGALLGWAAIRGSLDPAVILPLYTAGICWTLVYDTIYAHQDKEDDLKVGVKSTALRFGDLTKQWISAFGAASIGSLALSGYNAELAWPYYPLLTAAAAHLAWQISTVDLSDRADCNRKFVSNKWFGALVSSGILLGRLAS from the exons ATGGCTCTgctccgcgctgccgccgccgccctccgccgccgcgcccgcgtcGCCGCTCTCCCGGCCATCTCCCCCTTCCCCCACACCCactcctcctctccctcccccaGTCCCGCCCCCAACCCCCCCGCCCGGCGCCACCTAATCACCCTAAGCCGCCGCAGCCCATGCCTTCACCCACCCTCCGCCTCCGCGGCGGCGTCCTCGTTCTACATCGACAGGATCTTGCTGCCCAGCAGCTTCTCGCACCCGCTCTCGACCTCCTCCCGGGACAAGGACACGGACAAGGACAAGGAGGACAAcatcccgccgccggcgccggcgtcgtGGGTGGAGAGGTGGCTCCCGGAGGCGGCGCGGCCGTACGCGATGCTCGCCCGGCTCGACAAGCCCATCGGCACCTGGCTCCTCGCCTGGCCCTGCATGTG GTCAATCACGATAGCAGCGATGCCGGGGGAGCTCCCCGACTTGAAAATGCTGGCGCTCTTCGGATGCGGGGCTGTCCTCCTCAGGGGAGCTGGTTGCACGGTGAATGATCTTCTCGACCGCGACATTGATAACAAG GTTGAGCGCACCAAAAGCAGGCCCTTTGCATCAGGCGCTCTAACCCCTTCTCAAGGAGTGGCCTTCCTTGGAGCTCAGCTACTGCTGGGATTGGGCATTCTTCTCCAACTTAACAACTTCAG CCGTGTTCTTGGGGCATCTTCTCTTCTTCTGGTGTTTTCTTATCCCCTGATGAAGAGGTTCACATTTTGG CCTCAGGCATATCTCGGCTTAACCTTCAACTGGGGAGCTTTGTTAGGATGGGCTGCTATCAGAGGGAGCTTAGACCCTGCAGTCATCCTTCCACTGTATACTGCTGGTATATGTTGGACATTGGTGTATGATACCATATATGCACATCAG GACAAAGAAGATGACCTCAAAGTAGGTGTCAAGTCCACAGCATTAAGGTTTGGGGATTTGACCAAGCAATGGATCAGTGCCTTTGGCGCTGCATCTATTGGCAGCTTAGCGCTCAGTGGCTACAATGCTGAACTTG CGTGGCCCTACTACCCTCTTCTGACAGCTGCAGCTGCACATTTGGCATGGCAGATTTCAACCGTTGACTTATCTGACCGTGCAGATTGCAACAGGAA GTTTGTATCCAATAAGTGGTTTGGAGCTTTGGTGTCCAGTGGAATTTTGTTGGGGCGACTCGCATCATGA
- the LOC123129154 gene encoding snakin-2, whose product MASASSTPPLLLLVAVALAVATAAVDAHHPAPGGDDDDRQLTPLLLALAVVALLVATVDAQQATDGFSSAAGGGGRTLLAIDCPKACEARCGKNWKNEMCNKMCNICCGKCSCVPSGTGQDTRNECPCYANMKNTKNGKPKCP is encoded by the exons ATGGCGTCCGCCTCCAGcactccccctctcctcctcttgGTCGCGGTGGCCctggcggtggcgacggcggccgTGGACGCGCATCATCCGGCTCCGGGTGGCGATGATGACGATCGTCAGCTCACG CCTCTCCTCCTCGCCCTCGCCGTCGTCGCCCTCCTCGTGGCCACCGTCGACGCGCAGCAGGCCACCGACGGTTTCTCCTCG gcggcgggcggcggtgggaGGACGCTGCTGGCCATAGACTGCCCCAAGGCGTGCGAGGCGCGGTGCGGGAAGAACTGGAAGAACGAGATGTGCAACAAGATGTGCAACATCTGCTGCGGCAAGTGCAGCTGCGTCCCCTCCGGCACCGGCCAGGACACCCGCAACGAGTgcccctgctacgccaacatgaagaACACCAAGAACGGCAAGCCCAAATGCCCCTAA